A window of Rhipicephalus microplus isolate Deutch F79 chromosome X, USDA_Rmic, whole genome shotgun sequence genomic DNA:
ATTACTTATGTTATGCCACTGATGAAGTGTGCAATGAATATGCTGTAGACCAAGTGCGATGAGTCTAgtgtttctaatttcggagtaaCATTATGTTTTTGTCACTTATTATAATCTAATTCATACGACTGGCTTTCTGGAACACACCCTAAGATAACGCAAATAGTTATTTGTAATTATTGCTTTTTGTATTTAAACAGGGTCTGTGGAACGCCATTACGGTGTTATAAAATGTCATGGCAGAcgaaaattttaaaattttttgcCCCAACGAATGTCCCAGCATGGTAGCTTACCTGCACTACATCACTGCGCACAACAAAGCCAACATTTCTGGTGAAGGAAAGGTTGGAGGGGGTGGTTATCAATCCAGCTCCCCTTCCTCCTTtctaacacacaaaagaaaacatgTGAGATTTAGTATATAATAGAAATCTACACGGAATGTTCTCAGAGGCTGACTCATTGAATATACGTCACCAAAATTACCACCATTTTTCTCTAAATCAGCTTTAGCGTCGTCTTTTCCAATCATGACCTGCACGAAAACCCTCATGTCGCTCACACGAAAATGAAATGCATTTCCATCTTAtagcctttcttgtttttttgatGGGACATGATGAAATTATCGGCGACTTGTGTCTTCAAGTGGCACAAAGCACCATTTTAGGGTTCGTATGCTAAATTCTCGTGGTGTTCATCTCAGGAAAGTACAAAGCACACGCAAGAATGATCTCTAGAATGTACAAAACGTAAAAAATCTTGAGCACACCTGGTTTTCGTCAGCCCTTTCTATTATACTTCTGCAGTCAAGACAATCGGCTATAACGAATACGGTTTGTACGCTCAAATTCATTAAACTATTCACCTAAAAGAGCTCAGCCGTacttgagaaaaatgaaaaaaagcaataaacaacaacaaaaaacaacgcACGGTCCTATGTTCCTTccctgtctgtgtgtgcgtgtgtcacgCAGGTTTTCGTAAGAGCAACAACAATTTGCATCAACCTCGGGTCTAGTTGGATTGCCAGGCCCCTCTGACACCTCGCAGCTTCTACCAATACTGTGGTTGCGTCAGTTACAGCATTCCTTCACTTTTTCTGCTCGAAAATCGATTGCTTCATGTCGCATCGAGCCACAGAACCACCAAAGTCGATGTGCATGCCATTCGAGATCAGGCCGACTTGCCACTCGCAGCTTTAAAACAAGCATATTCACAGCAATCATGTCAGGCATGATTCGGATGCGTGCAGGTCTATGAAGATTCTTATGCTGcattaaaacaaaaaacaagaagctGCGCAATATTAGAGCGAAGGCCACGCAAGTGGCGAAGTGGGTTTGCTTTCCTCTTCTCCTTCCTCCTCAccttcatttttttcctttccgGCTTATTGTTGTAATTCAGTTTGGAAGGCTGTGCTGCGCCCTCTCACCTACACCTTTCCCTCTTCGTCACGGCTACTTCTCTTCCCCATTCCTTGCTATACTAATATGCATGGCTACGCTTGCTgtctgttttttattttgttgtgtatgtttatttgtttctctctctgtATATTTATCTCTGTTTTCCATTTAACTTTCAtttcttttctctcctttcaaTTTAAATATTTTTCTTTCGCTCTATCTCTGTACTTGCTCTTTCTCCTGCTCCATTTTTCTTCTttgtctttccttctttcttccctgcctcttttttctttacattttttctttttctttatctcctttttttctctgtctttgttgatatatgtggtttagcgtcccaaaaccacgatatgattatgagagacgccatagtggagggctccggaaattttgaccacctagggttctttaacgtgcgcccgaatctgagcacacgggccttcaactcTCTCGCCTGCAACATCTTCCCGTGTTCCCCTTGCTTCTCTCTTTGTCTTTCGTCCCATCTCTTGTTttttcatctttctgtctacTTCTTCTCACGCCCATTAGTGTTACTGCAATCCCCCCCGCATGAATTGGCGCACGTGTTCTAGAAGCGAAGCAATAAATGAAGAAATGAACGAACAGAAGGTGTGTTAGGTTTTGACGATGATAGTTTTTGGGTTCAGCAATCACATTATTCCTGGTTTAAACTGCTGCGCAGTTCGAAACCGCTAAGTCATCAATTTAAAAGCTGAATTATTTATGGTTCTTGCACACCACGTCAACGTGATCCAAAGTTTTGCCCAAGTAGAATAAATATATGAAAGAATTATCAGTTTTATTGACGCAATGGTAAAAAAATGTAAAGGTTCTTAGATGCGTTGTTGTATATATCTATCAACGTCTGTCGAACTGATGGTTCATAATTTGTTATTCTAAGGCAATACCACAAAAACTGGCAGTGAAGCCTACATCACACTTTTCACGAGCAGTTTTAGAGATAAGATAATTTTATCAGCACGTTGTTGAAAATGGACACACAGTGAAATTTCACTGGCTACCGGATGATTGCAGCACCACTGTATTCAAAATTTTTGGCAAATTTTTGACGAAGGTCTGTGTTGAACCCAACAGGAAGACCATTGTAGACCTGTGCATTTGTCAAGTCCATCATATTTTCACGGCACGTCTGATCCTTCAATGAAGCTTCGACTACCGACTTACTCGTCTTGATGTGACGGAACTTGCCGTGTCCTTTGTCGACAAACATCAGTTACACTAAAGCGAATTTGTTTTGTATGACGAAGTGGGCCACGCCATGTGCATAGTTTATGTTGGCATTTAGGCCTTCGTAGGgagggaggaagacgaagtgattctttgtagaacacatctcgctcgtctcagtgcttttctggacttttcACTGCTGTTGTGGGGTTTATTGCCCCGTACGTTGCGGTAATAgatgtacaacctcacgaggtGACGTCCGACTCTGATTCGACCGCGGCCACTACCTCGAGGAAACGAGGAAACACACCCAGTGAGAGCGATGAcgctgagctgtactccgcatcttgcgacgagtcctcagatgacggctttcaacctgtcctgcaccgcaaggccaagcgacggatcatcaatccatcgccggtgtcaagtacagccactgtgaaaACGGCGCCCAGCGAGAGCCCCATTCCATCCTGTtcgtgccaaagaacgctaccgaaagtctgcgtgttctgaacaggcaagcgctttcgctctattttgagaacactgtcCCAAACGAAATTAAAGACGTACggcttaatacaagaagaaatatcctggctgtcgatgtgctgcacccgagtgcgctgagcatgctgcaacaagtaacacaactgggaaacattgcagttaggtccatcataccagccgatggtgcgaccacatcaggagtcaGTTACGACAATAACACGGAAatcccaaacgcagaccttccaatacttataaaaccagcgagtcaagacaacttcattgtcagcgttggacggcttggtaacacacgctgtgtgagagtaacgttcaaaagtgactgtcttcccgcatacgtgaaggttggccactttcatCAACAAGTTCGACCATTTATTCCTAAACCCGTAcaatgcttcaattgtcagaagatcggccatgtaaagggtgtttgcaggagtTCCGCAGCGCGCCCCCGATGCACCGAACCCCACGTGGAAGACAACTGTAGTTCTACCATACAGAAGTGTCCTAAttgtcagggtgctcacaaggcttcttcgaaagaatgtccgcacataaagaaagaactttgtattctgaagcaaatggtacgagacagctcaacccacaaagaagctgctgagaaaatccggtgaagacgacgtcgccgtcgaaTGTCTTCACGTCGAACAGCGCCAACTTCAGGCaataagtcgacgcatcaggaaagatcgcaagctgcagtttccagcacggcaaacacagacgttggaaaagagcaaaggggcagaccagtctgtacagaagagtggcctccacttacgcgtacgcaacgctcagaagagccgcagcagaagccgtcttcttcagagcaagctgctgcaatggaagacttgcggaacacagatcagcaagtgatagctGTTTTGCGACCCTTAATTAACGCCATTCGCTTGTTAAGCAACATGTACACACCATCAGCAAGAAGTACATTGCAAatactggacgctttgagtccgGTACTCGCggcgcttgagtaaataatggctcaccagccactgtctttcagagaagaggtctgaaaggcagcgattattcaatggaatgcccggggactgaggtcacgcatcgccgatttcTGTCGGTTCGTGTACATcaataagttccccatcattgtcatctgctAGCCAAATTAgcagaaagaaatcagactttctggttatgagtcattcatgtcgtctacaactgcgAACAATAGCAAAGTACTGATGTTTATTTGCCGCaacctcacctacattcatcatccggTGTCACCCCACAACGACAATCAATATGTAAGTgtaacagtgaaaaggagacttaccatcacggttgtgggtgcctaccttTCTCCGTCAAGCtgtttcgaccatacaagacaACAAGGTATCCTGTCAGGAAATTCTCGCCTATGCATTATAATTGGCAACTTCAATgcccatcatacaatctggggaagttcgaagaccaatgttaaagggagaaagttggtgtccttcgcctccgacaaccgACTTTTCgtgctaaatgatggcagtccaacgttcctacgtggttcaaggtatagcagctgccttgacctggcctttgtctcacgaggcctcgtcaggcatgctgagaggtttccagacatagaaacgcatggaagtgaccacattcccacttacgtcaaaatagaaggattgtcccatgctaaaatacgcgatagtgttcagagagtggactgaTTGAAATTCtagtctcgcatggaagagcaatgcGAAGCAAGCatatccctcgacatagaggagataattaaaagcacaatacacgatactacgtgtaccctcaccagctctcccaaagtaacggaatttgacatcgacctagaacgacttcgagcaatccgacggcgtgatgaacgaagataccgacgcatggaggcaatagaagacttacggagtgctcgacgtatacaaaagatTCAGCGCCGGACaaataaactcgagtcacaacgttggactgctttttgtgagtcacttgacccacgaaaacctttatcccaattgtggaagacagtacgaggtctccgcacaaaacccacttagcggtcaccattcagggctctcgcactttctgaacagagacgcggcattgacatggcagaagacttctgtgccagagtatctgggccactcgcagaGCCCAGTAGCCTATTGTCCTCgactaactgtccacaaacactggattcccgcatggatatgccttttttcaccgtggagctcagagcagcactagcattgtgtggacgcacgtcggcaccagggcccgatagaatttcttatagggccttgtgtcatctgggtgaacgcgcgagaatcctccttttggagttgtacaacaaatcctggcaaaaCGGAACAATctcgacaagctggaagacaagtcgcctagctCTACTTCTGAAGCCAcgcaagtcaccgttggagctctcatcttatcgtccgatcgcactggccagttgtgtaggcaaagttatgtaGAGGATGATCCTGGGACGCCTAGAGTGGTTCTTGGATTGTatcaacatctacccagatgccatggcaggatttcggcgtggtcgagcatcgattgacaacgtagtcgacctggtcacttacatccaacacgagaaaggccgtaagcgtctctgcgcatctttgttcctagacgtcaaaggggcgtatgacaacgttacgcatgaagctgttctcaccgctctcgaagatataggagtaggtggtcggatgtatcgctggatacgtagttatttgtcaatgcgatccttctttgtgagcactgaagacggtccaacctctccacattacagccaccgtagcgtcccccagggtggtgtactcagccctgtgctgttcaatcttacgttaattgctctcactgagcatctgccaagcatggtcatgctatcaatgtacgcagatgatatctgagTTTGGGCATCgactgtaacacgcctgcagttacgagggagaattcaaagagctgccactgaaacattacgctacctccgcaatcgaggcttggaaatttcttccgagaaatgcgccctcgtagcttttacacgaaggCCTATGGATAAatacactataagcatcaatggtcaaactgtaccatacgttcgatcgcttAAGTTTttggcgtcataattgacaggaatctatcatgaaACGATCatgtttcgtacatgaagaaacggttattggacatctgtaatatactgaagttctttgcagagAAGaattggggaatgtctcccagtgcaatgctacagctgtacagggtactttttctcggttttctgTGGTACAGTTTACTGGCATTCacaaatgcaagcaaaacaagccttcgaacgctacagagtgttcagtcccaggcactccggatttgcctcggcttgcctcgtagtgcgtcgacaatggctactatagctatcgccggtgaccacctcatcacgacacatataacgttgaggcactcaggacacatataaggcatattgctcggacaccctgccacaacctagcctctttaccagcagtcagaccacgttcgtcattttgctgaacggtcaccacatatcgcgattctttgccaacatgcttcacacccgccacCAGGCCTTCGAatcctccctggtgcctgactcaggctaacatcaagctaactatacctggcatccagaaaaaagcagatatgtcgtcacctgctcttatacagcttgctctgctcttgttatacgagacgtatcaaggctgtatacacgtatacaccgacggctctgttttacaaaAGAGTTCAATGgtatcatttgttataccgataaaagataCGACAAGAAATTTCAAGACCTGCCACCTTACGAAATAAACGgaagcagagctcacagctcttcgtgccgcattgaaattcatcagcgatcaacagccacaaaaatgtgcaattttcagtgactcaaaggcggcactgcaatcccttctatcacctttacgccacggcccgtacaaacaactggtatttgagattgcagaaaagactcaccaattcattgaggaaggacatgaaatagcttttcaatggcttccaagttaTTGTGGAATAATtcgcaatgaacgggccgatcgagctgccctttctgcccatactgaaagcgatgaaatatcaattccgctttccagaactgacgctgcacggaaactccgcatggttgctcgcaagtgcaccacgtcacaatagaacgagtcacatttcatccatgcttggttaggtactttagacccaagtCTCAGTCATCGagttcctccggaattacgccgacgagacgctattATGCTGTGcatattatggttgggcgtcgcatttaccaatgcgtacgcgttccgcataagaatggctgacactgctgcatgcgaccattgtggcagtgatgaaacaacttggcacattctgtgtgaatccGCACAATACTGCttgcagagacagtcactctgcaatgcactagatgaactggacaaccagcctctttcggaagaaagaatccggcgctgccgacaggactttatgtcgcagaaaaaggttgtgaaggcgctcctgcgctttttgcgttcaaccggcctgtccaaacgactgtgatcggaactccctgaatgtgtgcgcatgtgtttttttttctcatttattttatatatctctctatctatcctctttccgacccttttccccacccccgtacagggtagcaaaccagttcgtctaggttaacctccctgtctcttccttttatttatttctctctctctctttctctaggCCTTAGTACATCGTTTCTAACACATACGACCTCAGACAGAATGTACGTTGCATAGTCTGGATGACAGAACAAAATATACTATGACCAGCAAAGAGAACATACTGTTACCATGGGCTTGGCCGCCAATCACACCAAAATGCTCCCAATCAAGGCTTCGTTACTTCAAGATGATGGGCTCTGCGACTATATACATTTAGTGACAAGATGAAAATATGTTCTCGTGTGCATCAAGCTCTacctttctctctttcctttgaCCCCACATTCTCTTCTCTAAgattgcaaattgtgaatatcaTAGCTAACTAACTTGCATTTGTTTCATTCTACCTCTAGCTGTCGAAAAACCGAAAATAACAATGAAGCAACAATCACAGAAAGGCAACAGTACACCTGCAGAATATGTGTCATTGTTATTAGATTTATTACGTCATGCAGGTTGAAGTGCACTTTGAAAAGGACAAAGCTTGCGAACATAGACGGACCGCACGAAGACACTCAGGCACACACAGACGGAAGCGattctgtctgtgtgtgtgtgtgccttcctGTAGTTACTGTTTACAAGTGATACCCCTTTCCAAATGCGTTTCAAACTAACCCAAGAAATATCTCTCTTATGAAGAGCATGCTTATATCCATTTACCAACTTAACTTGGATATATCAGCACGTGTATGAAAGAATGTATGGAGTAGCCGCTGAATACCAATTTTATTTCAATACTTTTTTAATATATGTATATTTGTATATTGTGCTGTATTTTGAGTTTTCTTGTACACATTCATTCTCCCCGGCTCAGATGTGGTGTGAAACTTACGTATGCGTAATGAGCGTAGGCGTTTTAAGTATTTAGATTCAAGAGGAAAATTTGACCAATTCAAGTGAGGGAAGCCAGCAGTATATTTTTGTCAATTTATTAATTTCAAATTCAACACTCAGTGCTGTCTGTTTTTTTCGCTTCGGGAAAGAAAAGGACAGTACTGAAATTTCGCTAAGTTGATATCCAACGGAGCGCTGATACTGCCGCAGAAACACTGAGCTCTATTGATGATTCTGTAAGGAACACATAGCAAAAAGCTACCACCCTTGTCAACATGCGTCTTTGCTATAGTagaacaatgaaaagaaaaaaaaatggtacatATGGTAACCACAATGAACAAGAGTCATGAAGAAAACATGGTAacgaaaaaatagacaacaatttcATATCGACTGCAACGACGAGAACACTTTGCTTCGGTATGCGACTTCTTATACGACGCCGATGCTGGAGTGGGTGGCACCTTAACATTTCCTTCTAATGCACTGGGTATATCGAAAGGAAACAGCGAACGTAGCTGTGCTGCGCACTCAATTCAGTTTTGAATAGTCTAAGAATAATCTTTAAaagcctaatcataatgtgtgttAGGAAAACATTATAATGCTTTTGTTTAGAAGTTTTGAGTCGCCTAAGAATAAAAATTCTGTTTCACGTCGTGTTTTCATAATATGTCGTAGGTATAACGACAGAGTGTTTGGTGGATTGAGGTCTGGAAGTAGTTTCGCAACAGCTGCCGTCAAAGTGAACACTATCAATTGTCCTTTCTGACGGCCTCAGTCACCACCGGCACCACCCATCATCATAGGTGACCCATAGCCACCCTGCGGCCTGCGACCCCGGCCTCCACCACGAGGTCTCTGCGGAGCACCCCCTGGCAGCTGGCCGGACCCGTCTTGGCCGGGATATCCGGAACCACCTGAGTATGCCCCGCTGTCAGACGTGTAGTAGCCACCACCTCCGGCACCACCAGCAGTGGGGCTTGGGTACTCAGGCCCTTGCCATGCTCCACCTCCTCCGGGTTGTGCACCTTGAATTGGTGACAAAGGTGCCGTGTCATATCCGTTTGACCACGAAAAAGATTTCGAACTGCCATAAGAACCGCCACCGCCAAACCCACCACCACCAATCGGTCGCCGGGCACCGTCACCCGGTTTAGAAAAGCCAGCCGAGCCGGGACCAGGCGAATAAGGTGACTCGATCTCGAGAATGCTTTTTTTGTGGAAAGTAGAGCCACCTGCTGAGTGGGTGTAACCGTCGTAGACGCTACCGCCTGATCCCGGAGACACGGCACCTGCTGTTCCAGCTATAGGAAACAAATGCGCGTCGATAGAGTCAGGATAGCCACCACCTTTGCCCGAATCGGTATAGCTGTTGAAGGAGCTTGAGGAGGAGTACGAAGAACGTGCACTGTAGGCGGAGGAATAGCTACCGGCTCCTGATGCACCAGGACCAGTGCCTGCTCCTGGATAGGCACCAGACCCTGGTGAACCTGGGTACGTTGCAGGTGCTGGGCGAGGCCCAGTAGGAACGACGCTATATCCGCCGGCAGAAGGTCTTGAGCCACCTTGTGGAGACGCGGCACCAGCACCTGGATAAGACCCAGAACCAGGACCACCACCCGCCAAGTATGGGCCAGGGCCACCCGGTGCAGGTCCTGCTCCGGGTCCTCCGTATCCTCCATAACCACCAGGGCCTCCAGCACCCCCGGGTCCCTTGGGTCCACTTGGTCCTTTCGGACCACCAGGACCCCCAGCACCACCAGGACCTGTGGGGCCACTGGGACCACCATACCCACCGGGAGCTCCAGGACCACTCGGGCCACCATAACCACCAGGACTTCTGGGACCACCAGCACCGCTCGGACCACCATATCCACCAGAACCTCCGGGGCCACCGGGACCACTGGGACCACCATAACCGCCAGGTCCACCAGGGCCACCGGGACCACTGGGACCACCATAACCACCAGGTCCCCCAGGGCCTCCAGGACCTTTCGGGCCACTGGGACCACCAAAACCACCAGGACCTCCAGGACCTCCGGGGCCTCCAGGACCACCAG
This region includes:
- the LOC119175836 gene encoding uncharacterized protein LOC119175836 isoform X2 encodes the protein MNITAGLVLLLALAAPHHCKRTKRWDESKGQNQEGWVRGTAGVDYPDYKEIPRTSFRCSQQPYEGMYADLEAQCQVYHVCHNGRKESFLCGPGTIFNQQIRACDYWYSFECDEAPNWYYLNAEVNVESPQPLQPLPGSGGSAAGGGGGAGGGGRPGPAYLPGGTGGAAGGGGGAPGAGGYPGAGGAGRYPGSSGSPGTGGYPSGPRGPGASGYPGGAGGYPGGGSGRPGAGGYPGSGAGGPGVGSYPGSGSGRPGAGGYPAGGGYGSGPKPGSGGQAGKPSGGLSGPSGPGGYGGPGGPGGPGGPGGPGGFGGPSGPKGPGGPGGPGGYGGPSGPGGPGGPGGYGGPSGPGGPGGSGGYGGPSGAGGPRSPGGYGGPSGPGAPGGYGGPSGPTGPGGAGGPGGPKGPSGPKGPGGAGGPGGYGGYGGPGAGPAPGGPGPYLAGGGPGSGSYPGAGAASPQGGSRPSAGGYSVVPTGPRPAPATYPGSPGSGAYPGAGTGPGASGAGAQPGGGGAWQGPEYPSPTAGGAGGGGYYTSDSGAYSGGSGYPGQDGSGQLPGGAPQRPRGGGRGRRPQGGYGSPMMMGGAGGD
- the LOC119175836 gene encoding uncharacterized protein LOC119175836 isoform X1, coding for MNITAGLVLLLALAAPHHCKRTKRWDESKGQNQEGWVRGTAGVDYPDYKEIPRTSFRCSQQPYEGMYADLEAQCQVYHVCHNGRKESFLCGPGTIFNQQIRACDYWYSFECDEAPNWYYLNAEVNVESPQPLQPLPGSGGSAAGGGGGAGGGGRPGPAYLPGGTGGAAGGGGGAPGAGGYPGAGGAGRYPGSSGSPGTGGYPSGPRGPGASGYPGGAGGYPGGGSGRPGAGGYPGSGAGGPGVGSYPGSGSGRPGAGGYPAGGGYGSGPKPGSGGQAGKPSGGLSGPSGPGGYGGPGGPGGPGGPGGPGGFGGPSGPKGPGGPGGPGGYGGPSGPGGPGGPGGYGGPSGPGGPGGSGGYGGPSGAGGPRSPGGYGGPSGPGAPGGYGGPSGPTGPGGAGGPGGPKGPSGPKGPGGAGGPGGYGGYGGPGAGPAPGGPGPYLAGGGPGSGSYPGAGAASPQGGSRPSAGGYSVVPTGPRPAPATYPGSPGSGAYPGAGTGPGASGAGSYSSAYSARSSYSSSSSFNSYTDSGKGGGYPDSIDAHLFPIAGTAGAVSPGSGGSVYDGYTHSAGGSTFHKKSILEIESPYSPGPGSAGFSKPGDGARRPIGGGGFGGGGSYGSSKSFSWSNGYDTAPLSPIQGAQPGGGGAWQGPEYPSPTAGGAGGGGYYTSDSGAYSGGSGYPGQDGSGQLPGGAPQRPRGGGRGRRPQGGYGSPMMMGGAGGD